One window of Flavobacterium ammonificans genomic DNA carries:
- the dusB gene encoding tRNA dihydrouridine synthase DusB, translating into MIKIGNIELPDFPLLLAPMEDVSDPPFRRLCKTHGADMMYSEFISSEGLIRDAIKSRQKLDIFDYERPVGIQIFGGDEEAMAMSSKIVSTVNPDLIDINFGCPVKKVVCKGAGAGVLKDVDLMIRLTKAVIDSTDLPVTVKTRLGWDENSINIDEVAERLQDIGVQALSIHARTRAQMYKGHSDWSHIARVKNNPRITMPIFGNGDIDSPEKALQYKNEYGIDGIMIGRAAIGYPWIFNEIKHYFKTGEHLPAPTVIDRVEAARNHLIWSMEWKGERLGIVEMRRHYTNYFKGIHSFKDYKQKLVTTDEAEDLFSVMKEIEEVYAGYEFV; encoded by the coding sequence TTGATTAAGATTGGCAACATAGAATTACCTGATTTTCCTTTACTACTTGCGCCCATGGAAGACGTGAGCGATCCGCCGTTTCGTAGATTGTGTAAAACACACGGCGCCGATATGATGTATTCGGAATTTATTTCTTCAGAAGGGTTAATTCGCGATGCGATCAAGAGCCGTCAAAAACTCGATATTTTTGATTACGAGCGTCCAGTTGGGATCCAAATTTTTGGTGGCGATGAAGAAGCGATGGCAATGTCGTCTAAGATTGTTTCGACTGTTAACCCCGATTTGATTGATATTAATTTTGGTTGCCCTGTAAAAAAAGTGGTCTGCAAAGGCGCTGGAGCAGGTGTTTTGAAAGATGTGGATTTAATGATTCGGTTAACCAAAGCCGTAATTGATAGTACCGATTTACCTGTAACCGTAAAAACCCGTTTGGGTTGGGATGAAAATTCTATTAATATTGATGAGGTAGCTGAGCGTTTGCAAGATATTGGTGTACAAGCTTTGTCTATTCACGCGAGAACAAGAGCTCAAATGTACAAAGGCCATTCGGATTGGTCGCACATTGCCCGAGTAAAAAACAATCCTAGAATTACAATGCCTATTTTTGGAAACGGAGATATTGATTCTCCAGAAAAAGCCTTGCAATATAAAAACGAATACGGTATTGACGGCATTATGATTGGTCGTGCCGCTATTGGTTATCCTTGGATTTTTAACGAAATCAAACATTACTTTAAAACCGGCGAACACTTACCAGCACCTACCGTTATTGACCGAGTGGAAGCGGCTCGAAACCATTTAATTTGGTCGATGGAATGGAAAGGCGAACGATTGGGTATTGTAGAAATGCGTCGTCATTATACGAATTATTTCAAAGGCATTCATTCTTTCAAAGACTACAAACAAAAATTAGTTACTACTGATGAGGCAGAAGATTTGTTTAGCGTGATGAAAGAAATTGAAGAGGTGTATGCGGGTTATGAGTTTGTGTAA